The genomic DNA GAGATCGTATTCGATCGGGTCCTCGACAGTCATGATGTTGGTCGTGGCCGTTTCGAGGCGCGACATCGATGCGTAAAGCGTCGTCGTTTTACCGGAGCCGGTCGGGCCGGTGACGAGCACGATGCCGTGCGGGCGTCCGATGAGCTTGTCGAACTGACCGAGCGTGTCCTGTGCCATGCCCAGCGCTTCGAGATTCAAACGCGCCGCGTCCTTTTCGAGCAGACGCAGCACCGCGCGTTCGCCGTGACCGGTCGGCAGCGTCGATACGCGCACGTCGACTGGGCGGCCGCCGACGCGCAGCGTAATACGGCCATCCTGCGGCAGGCGTTTTTCCGCGATATCAAGCTGCGCCATGATCTTGATCCGCGAGATCAGCGCGCCGTGCAGCGCTTTCTTGGGCCGCACGACATCGCGCAGCGTGCCGTCGACGCGAAAGCGCACGACCGATGCATTTTCAAAGGGCTCGATATGAATATCGGAAGCCTGCTCGCGCGCCGCCTGTGTAAGCAGCGCGTTGATCATGCGGATGATCGGCGCATCGTCTTCGGACTCGAGCAGATCCTCGACTTCCGGGATGTCCTGCATCAACCGCGACAGATCGACTTCGCCTTCCACTTCGCCGACCACCTGCGCCGCGCTGCCGTCCTGGCGCGAGTACGCGGCGTTGATCGCCTGCGCGAGCTCGTCGGCCGGCATCCGCACGACCGACAGTACGCCGAAATTTCGCGCCACTTCAGCCAGCGCCGCGTCGCTCGTGCGGTCGCTGATCCACACTTCGAGCGAGTCCGAATGCTGATGCGCGACGAGAATCTGGCCGCTTCTCGCGAAGCCGTACGGCACGAGCCGCGCGGCCAGCGCCGAGGGTCCCTCGCGGGTCCCGGCCGGCAACTCCTTCGCATCGCGCGCGCCGTCCGCGCCTACCGGCGCGTGCGGCGCGGCTATCGGATGCGTGCTCACGGCTGCGCTCCCGGAGACTGGACGCCTTGTCCCGTGCTGGTGCCGGGCGGAGCCGCCGGAATCAACGCGGGCGCCTGAACCGGTGCCTGATAAGGCGTCGGGGCCTGCATTGGCGTCTGGGTCGGTACCGGATTCGTAGTCGCCGGCGGCTGG from Paraburkholderia edwinii includes the following:
- the gspE gene encoding type II secretion system ATPase GspE, encoding MPAGTREGPSALAARLVPYGFARSGQILVAHQHSDSLEVWISDRTSDAALAEVARNFGVLSVVRMPADELAQAINAAYSRQDGSAAQVVGEVEGEVDLSRLMQDIPEVEDLLESEDDAPIIRMINALLTQAAREQASDIHIEPFENASVVRFRVDGTLRDVVRPKKALHGALISRIKIMAQLDIAEKRLPQDGRITLRVGGRPVDVRVSTLPTGHGERAVLRLLEKDAARLNLEALGMAQDTLGQFDKLIGRPHGIVLVTGPTGSGKTTTLYASMSRLETATTNIMTVEDPIEYDLSGIGQTQVNERIGMTFARALRSILRQDPDVIMIGEIRDLETAQIAVQASLTGHLVLATLHTNDAASAVTRLTDMGVEPYLLASSLLGVLAQRLIRRLCPVCKEEREEDGHKQWHPVGCDKCGHSGYAGRRGVYELLLVDESIRTLIHRNAADAEILDAGRKQGMRTLREDGDRWLSTGLTSLEEVIRVTGGV